One window from the genome of Thalassospira xiamenensis M-5 = DSM 17429 encodes:
- a CDS encoding SCO family protein translates to MSRKTLVIILAIALVLGIGLTYRLMMMGSETVSSSSGAAAIGGPFELVDQNGQTRTEQDFRGKYMLIYFGYTYCPDVCPTELQVMGNALDALDPEIANEVTPVFISVDPERDTVDAIAAYVPHFHERMVGLTGTLEQTTAAAKTFRVYYAKAYADGEAKDSDAYLMDHSSFVYLMGRDGSFIRHFNYGTAPEDMAKGIAEVVKKNG, encoded by the coding sequence GTGAGCAGGAAAACACTCGTAATCATTCTGGCGATTGCGCTGGTTCTCGGAATCGGATTGACCTATCGACTGATGATGATGGGATCGGAAACCGTATCTTCAAGTTCGGGTGCTGCGGCAATTGGCGGCCCGTTTGAACTGGTTGATCAAAATGGTCAGACCCGCACCGAACAGGATTTCCGCGGAAAATACATGCTGATTTATTTCGGTTATACCTATTGTCCGGACGTTTGCCCGACCGAATTGCAGGTGATGGGCAATGCGCTTGATGCCCTTGATCCCGAAATTGCCAATGAAGTAACACCGGTCTTTATTTCGGTTGATCCGGAACGCGATACAGTTGACGCGATTGCGGCTTATGTTCCCCATTTTCATGAACGTATGGTCGGCCTGACCGGAACGCTTGAACAGACTACAGCCGCGGCAAAGACTTTCCGTGTGTATTACGCCAAGGCATATGCCGACGGGGAAGCAAAGGATTCGGATGCCTATCTGATGGACCATTCGTCCTTTGTGTATCTGATGGGACGTGATGGGTCATTTATCCGTCACTTTAATTACGGAACAGCCCCGGAAGATATGGCAAAGGGCATTGCCGAAGTCGTTAAGAAGAACGGATGA
- a CDS encoding methyl-accepting chemotaxis protein: MTGKIGLRGRLMLAIVPIALLAVCAAALAVFSFQITEQQQKVVAEEAIPALISGQELSAFSDAVTGMARRVTTAQSEAQLENTTKALGMIENRMNDQIAELARYDIDGEILSSFSQQTGKMINNINSLSDIMKSRFDTQKTRQLIMSDIIRAVNEIESITISASDMANSNLENNLSQLYGLVRNPEKTKEVFQTLNTLRGEDAPTTKNMLELRAVALKIPALARMTFTASSPEELDKIKNLSTPLIPQMQSGSDEIPSDEDRETARSSVETIANGLTSNGSNNLFNLRQNEFVSEALLTDLLTQTTETSQQMAQTAQRLLEDMRAKINDANQGVTTTIGIAKNIMIGVATAALIISALIIWLYVQRNLLARLIGLNVAMDRLTKGDLETPVTDHGSDEIADMASAVELFRENAKEAERLREENKAAEIRAEQQRREALLEMANGFESSVNGLVTELLSQVGDMRDAADNMAHNAGDNVHRAIEVSEASQNASQNVSSVSSATEELSASIAEIERQVSKAEEVSRAAVSEARKSDETVRQMSDTANRIGEVIELITTIADQTNLLALNATIEAARAGDAGKGFAVVANEVKNLASQTQRATEDIGKQIEEMRSVSSEAVEMISTIARTIGEIDTISSSIAAAMRQQGSATAEIASGSEEAANGVRHVSENMLNVSRAAEAVQDLSGSTRNTAEELLQKAHRLQDEANSFVARVRAG; this comes from the coding sequence ATGACCGGCAAAATTGGTTTGCGCGGAAGGCTGATGCTGGCAATTGTGCCAATCGCCTTGCTCGCTGTATGTGCCGCCGCCCTAGCGGTTTTTTCTTTCCAAATCACAGAACAACAGCAAAAAGTCGTAGCAGAAGAAGCTATCCCGGCCCTGATTTCCGGCCAGGAACTAAGCGCGTTTAGCGATGCCGTCACCGGCATGGCGCGTCGTGTCACAACTGCGCAATCAGAAGCACAGTTGGAAAACACGACCAAAGCACTCGGCATGATCGAAAATCGCATGAACGATCAAATCGCCGAGTTGGCCAGATACGATATTGATGGCGAAATACTAAGCTCATTCTCCCAACAAACAGGGAAGATGATCAATAATATTAATAGCTTGTCCGATATCATGAAGTCACGATTTGACACGCAGAAAACGCGTCAACTTATCATGAGTGACATCATTCGCGCCGTGAATGAAATTGAATCGATCACAATCAGCGCCAGTGACATGGCGAACAGCAATCTGGAAAACAACTTAAGCCAGCTATATGGCCTGGTCCGCAATCCGGAGAAAACCAAAGAAGTCTTTCAAACGCTGAATACGCTTCGCGGAGAGGACGCGCCAACAACAAAGAACATGCTGGAACTGCGCGCGGTGGCACTTAAGATTCCCGCACTGGCCCGCATGACTTTCACGGCAAGCAGCCCCGAAGAACTCGACAAGATCAAGAATTTATCAACGCCGCTTATCCCCCAAATGCAAAGTGGCTCAGATGAAATTCCGTCGGATGAAGATCGCGAAACGGCAAGATCGTCGGTTGAAACAATTGCAAATGGTCTGACATCGAACGGCAGTAACAATCTGTTCAATTTGCGTCAGAACGAATTCGTTAGCGAAGCTTTGCTGACCGATCTGTTGACACAAACAACAGAGACATCCCAACAAATGGCCCAAACCGCGCAACGACTTCTGGAAGATATGCGCGCGAAAATCAACGATGCCAATCAGGGGGTTACAACCACCATCGGCATTGCGAAAAACATCATGATCGGGGTTGCGACCGCAGCACTGATTATTTCTGCACTGATCATATGGCTTTATGTCCAACGCAATCTTTTGGCCCGTCTGATCGGATTGAACGTTGCCATGGATCGCTTGACCAAAGGCGACCTTGAAACACCGGTAACCGATCATGGCAGCGACGAAATTGCAGATATGGCATCGGCAGTCGAATTGTTCCGGGAAAACGCGAAGGAAGCAGAACGTCTTCGGGAAGAAAACAAAGCCGCAGAAATTCGTGCGGAACAACAACGTCGCGAAGCATTGCTGGAAATGGCGAACGGCTTTGAAAGTTCCGTCAATGGGCTGGTCACGGAACTGCTGTCCCAGGTTGGTGACATGCGCGATGCCGCCGACAACATGGCACATAACGCCGGTGACAACGTTCACCGCGCAATCGAAGTCAGCGAAGCATCCCAGAATGCATCCCAGAATGTCAGCTCGGTCTCGTCCGCAACCGAGGAACTGTCTGCATCGATTGCCGAAATCGAACGACAGGTTTCCAAGGCAGAGGAAGTTTCCCGCGCTGCCGTTTCCGAAGCCCGCAAATCTGATGAAACCGTTCGCCAGATGTCTGACACGGCAAATCGCATTGGCGAAGTCATTGAACTGATCACGACCATTGCTGACCAAACCAACCTGCTGGCCCTTAACGCTACCATCGAAGCCGCACGAGCCGGTGACGCCGGCAAGGGCTTTGCCGTGGTCGCAAACGAGGTCAAAAATCTGGCATCCCAAACCCAGCGCGCGACCGAGGATATCGGCAAGCAAATCGAAGAAATGCGTTCGGTCAGCAGCGAAGCCGTCGAGATGATTTCGACCATCGCCCGGACTATCGGCGAAATCGATACGATCTCAAGCTCGATCGCAGCCGCCATGCGTCAACAGGGTTCTGCCACGGCCGAGATTGCCAGCGGATCGGAAGAAGCCGCCAACGGTGTGCGTCACGTGTCTGAAAACATGCTCAATGTATCGCGTGCCGCCGAGGCAGTTCAGGACCTGTCAGGTTCAACCCGCAACACTGCCGAAGAGCTTCTGCAAAAGGCCCATCGTCTGCAGGACGAAGCCAACAGCTTTGTAGCCCGTGTTCGCGCCGGTTAG
- a CDS encoding cobalt-precorrin-6A reductase: MTPPRNTETPLNILIFGGTGDANRIAADLLQEFGSDVRLQLSLAGRTSAPRLPDGIPVRIGGFGGAEGIISCLGSEKIDLVIDATHPYATQISSHIAQACHAVATPCIQFQRSAWQKTDKDRWIIVRSLAEAAQILPEHGKRALIASGRKDLAHFEGLEKTWLLVRTVESPKDPFNLTLGEWLIARGPFTAEGEIELLQRHKIDVIVSKNSGGDATEAKILAARELNIPIIMVERPGAAPVEQAEKIQEIIEKIRNTLAKH; encoded by the coding sequence ATGACTCCCCCTCGAAACACAGAAACCCCGCTGAACATTCTTATTTTTGGCGGCACGGGGGATGCCAACCGTATCGCTGCTGACCTGTTACAGGAATTCGGATCAGATGTGCGTCTGCAGCTCTCTCTTGCCGGTCGTACCAGTGCCCCAAGATTACCGGATGGCATCCCCGTCCGCATTGGTGGTTTTGGCGGAGCCGAAGGCATCATATCCTGTCTGGGTTCGGAAAAAATCGATCTCGTGATCGATGCAACTCACCCCTATGCCACACAGATATCCAGCCACATTGCCCAAGCCTGTCACGCGGTGGCGACACCCTGCATTCAGTTTCAGCGGTCAGCATGGCAAAAAACGGATAAAGACCGCTGGATCATCGTCAGAAGCCTCGCAGAGGCAGCTCAAATCCTGCCCGAACACGGAAAACGCGCCTTGATCGCCAGCGGACGCAAGGATCTTGCCCATTTCGAAGGCTTGGAAAAAACATGGCTGCTTGTGCGGACTGTCGAGTCTCCCAAAGATCCATTCAATCTGACTCTGGGTGAATGGCTGATTGCCCGTGGTCCCTTCACGGCCGAAGGGGAAATCGAACTTCTGCAACGCCACAAAATCGATGTCATCGTCAGCAAAAATAGCGGCGGTGATGCTACCGAAGCCAAGATTCTGGCTGCCCGCGAACTGAACATACCGATCATCATGGTTGAACGGCCCGGTGCAGCTCCGGTTGAACAAGCAGAGAAAATACAAGAAATAATAGAAAAAATCAGAAATACGCTTGCAAAACACTGA
- a CDS encoding SDR family oxidoreductase, giving the protein MTEKLFCFGLGFSARLVANQLREEGWEIAGTTRSAEKADKLRAEGIEPHIFSDDKPVADIRDALKDVTHVLISAPPGGNGDPVLAHHASDLAALPGGTWIGYLSTTGVYGDYDGATVTEDDDLMPSGKRGRRRVAAEKAWFDLGQRHDLCVQSFRLAGIYGPGRNALETVRSGRARRVVKPGQVFSRIHVEDIAQTVLASIKRPNAGAAYNVCDDDAAPPQDVIAYACGLLGMDPPPEEDFKTAYLSPMAASFYEDNKRVANDRIKAELGVKLRFPDYKAGLLALHDEILAKINGGGTHAL; this is encoded by the coding sequence ATGACCGAAAAGCTGTTTTGCTTCGGATTGGGATTTTCAGCGCGCCTTGTCGCAAATCAGTTACGCGAAGAAGGCTGGGAAATTGCCGGTACCACGCGTAGCGCAGAAAAGGCCGATAAACTGCGCGCAGAGGGGATTGAGCCGCACATTTTTTCCGATGACAAGCCGGTTGCCGATATTCGCGATGCCCTTAAAGATGTGACACATGTCCTGATTTCTGCGCCGCCGGGTGGAAATGGTGATCCTGTTCTGGCCCATCATGCCAGTGATCTTGCTGCGTTGCCGGGTGGTACATGGATCGGATATCTGTCGACAACAGGTGTTTATGGCGATTACGACGGTGCGACCGTCACCGAAGATGACGACCTGATGCCAAGCGGCAAACGTGGTCGCAGAAGGGTGGCCGCAGAAAAGGCATGGTTCGATCTGGGGCAGCGTCATGATCTTTGTGTGCAAAGTTTCCGATTGGCCGGGATTTACGGACCGGGACGTAATGCCCTGGAAACGGTTCGATCCGGACGGGCGCGGCGGGTTGTAAAGCCCGGACAGGTTTTTTCACGTATCCATGTCGAAGATATTGCACAGACGGTTCTGGCATCCATCAAACGTCCGAATGCCGGTGCGGCTTATAATGTGTGTGACGATGATGCCGCTCCTCCGCAGGATGTGATTGCGTATGCCTGTGGTTTGCTGGGTATGGACCCTCCGCCGGAGGAAGATTTCAAGACGGCATATCTGAGCCCGATGGCTGCAAGCTTTTATGAAGATAACAAGCGGGTTGCCAATGACCGTATCAAGGCCGAACTTGGTGTGAAGCTGCGTTTTCCCGACTACAAGGCGGGTTTGCTGGCGCTCCATGATGAAATATTGGCCAAAATCAACGGGGGCGGGACACATGCGCTTTAA
- a CDS encoding complex I NDUFA9 subunit family protein, which translates to MDRRIVTVFGGTGFVGRHIVKRLLERDFIVRVPTRSFERVKKLKPMGYLGQVVPVHCDVRNEETLKSAIEGSEAVINLLGILYQRGSSSFMNIHVKAAKRIAEEAKACGVKTFLHMSALGVDKNPHALYATSKLAGEKAVRAAFPDAVIFRPSVIFGPEDKFLNQFATMARYSSVLPVIGAPGLPKVELDKGKVDMLGDGGPKFQPVYVADVAEAFVTALVEGKSAGKTYELGGPEVYSFMGLLRDMLQITRQRAILMPVPFWLASIKAFFLQFLPKPLLTPDQVRLLKTDNVVSDGAEGFAELGITPNSVEAIAPTYLKRFCPPRKSGEFRRFV; encoded by the coding sequence ATGGATCGTCGTATCGTAACCGTTTTTGGCGGCACCGGATTTGTCGGGCGTCATATCGTCAAGCGCCTGCTTGAGCGCGACTTTATCGTCCGCGTTCCGACCCGCAGCTTTGAGCGCGTCAAGAAACTGAAGCCGATGGGCTATCTTGGGCAGGTGGTTCCGGTGCATTGCGATGTCCGCAATGAAGAGACGCTCAAAAGCGCGATCGAAGGTTCGGAAGCGGTGATCAACCTGCTGGGCATTCTGTATCAGCGCGGCAGCAGCAGTTTCATGAATATCCATGTCAAAGCGGCCAAGCGTATTGCCGAGGAAGCCAAGGCATGCGGTGTGAAAACCTTCCTGCATATGTCGGCGCTTGGTGTGGATAAGAACCCGCATGCGCTTTATGCGACTTCGAAACTGGCTGGTGAAAAAGCTGTTCGCGCAGCCTTCCCGGATGCGGTGATTTTCCGTCCGTCGGTTATCTTCGGCCCGGAAGACAAGTTCCTGAACCAGTTTGCCACCATGGCGCGCTATTCCTCGGTTCTGCCGGTCATTGGTGCGCCGGGCCTGCCGAAGGTTGAACTCGACAAAGGCAAGGTCGACATGCTTGGCGATGGCGGACCGAAATTCCAGCCGGTCTATGTTGCCGACGTTGCGGAGGCATTCGTGACGGCACTGGTCGAGGGTAAATCTGCGGGTAAAACCTATGAACTGGGGGGGCCGGAAGTCTATAGCTTCATGGGACTCCTGCGCGATATGCTACAGATCACCCGCCAGCGCGCCATTCTGATGCCAGTGCCGTTCTGGCTGGCGTCGATCAAGGCGTTTTTCCTGCAATTCCTGCCAAAACCGCTTTTGACCCCGGATCAGGTTCGTCTGCTTAAAACCGATAATGTCGTGTCTGACGGTGCCGAAGGTTTTGCCGAGCTTGGCATTACGCCCAACAGCGTTGAAGCAATTGCGCCGACCTATCTGAAGCGTTTCTGCCCGCCGCGCAAAAGCGGTGAGTTCCGGCGTTTCGTCTAA
- a CDS encoding YcgN family cysteine cluster protein — MTEPTVETGNEPFWETKTLDEMTTEEWESICDGCGKCCLHKLQDEDTDFVYYTSVACRLLDCETCSCKDYPNRTQHVPDCVQLSQENVTTLSWMPSTCAYRLMAEGKGLPDWHPLISGRADSTIAAGMSIKGMVISEDDAHPDLTRYIVKWPA; from the coding sequence ATGACAGAGCCGACGGTTGAGACAGGGAATGAACCGTTTTGGGAAACCAAGACGCTTGATGAAATGACTACCGAGGAATGGGAGTCCATTTGCGACGGATGCGGCAAATGCTGTCTGCATAAGCTGCAGGATGAGGACACCGACTTTGTTTATTATACCTCGGTAGCCTGTCGATTACTCGATTGCGAAACCTGCAGCTGCAAGGATTATCCAAATCGAACCCAGCATGTGCCTGACTGTGTGCAACTTTCGCAGGAAAACGTCACGACATTGTCCTGGATGCCATCGACATGTGCCTATCGTTTGATGGCCGAAGGAAAAGGATTACCTGACTGGCACCCACTAATTTCAGGACGCGCAGACTCAACGATCGCGGCGGGAATGTCGATCAAGGGAATGGTGATCTCAGAGGATGACGCCCACCCTGATTTGACCCGATATATTGTAAAATGGCCAGCTTGA
- a CDS encoding cobyrinate a,c-diamide synthase, whose amino-acid sequence MELSAMQLPGLIIAAPSSNSGKTVLTLGLLRALANRGVRVAAAKTGPDYIDPAFQAAACREKCINLDPWAMSGNQIVTLAQRQAGEKSLLLCEGVMGLFDGAADGSGSTADLAAMMNWPVVLVIDVKGQSASAAAVIAGFAGFRKDVKIAAVILNRVGSYRHRMMIETACREHLPEIPVIGAVRRSDTLSLPERHLGLVQAGEHDALDVFLDQAAGIIAEDVNLDQLIGLVRGRKLAVGAGDGSDAVGIGIPPLGQHIAIARDTAFAFAYPHLLEDWRRQGAELSFFSPLADEPPSKGANAVYLPGGYPELHGEQLANAGNFKAALAALAARNIPIYGECGGYMMLGEALIDATGQHHQMLGLLPLVTSFADRKLHLGYRTLVLSGATALGPVGTVLRGHEFHYASTIKADGTPLGNMATATGDDLGSAGLMKGSVFGSFFHLICQ is encoded by the coding sequence ATGGAATTATCTGCAATGCAGCTTCCGGGCCTGATTATTGCCGCACCTTCGTCAAATAGCGGCAAGACGGTTCTGACGCTTGGCCTTTTGCGTGCACTTGCCAATCGGGGTGTTCGTGTAGCGGCGGCGAAAACCGGACCGGACTATATAGACCCGGCATTTCAGGCCGCTGCATGCCGAGAAAAATGTATCAATCTTGATCCCTGGGCGATGTCCGGTAATCAGATCGTTACGCTTGCCCAGCGGCAGGCCGGGGAGAAGTCACTTCTTCTGTGCGAAGGCGTGATGGGGTTGTTTGACGGGGCGGCGGACGGCAGTGGGTCGACGGCCGATCTTGCGGCGATGATGAATTGGCCGGTGGTGCTGGTTATTGACGTCAAGGGGCAGTCGGCATCGGCTGCCGCGGTGATCGCCGGGTTCGCCGGCTTTCGCAAAGATGTGAAAATTGCGGCTGTGATCCTGAACCGGGTTGGCAGTTATCGGCATCGTATGATGATTGAAACGGCATGCCGCGAACATCTTCCGGAAATTCCTGTGATCGGGGCGGTCCGGCGCAGTGATACATTATCGCTGCCCGAACGGCATCTTGGCCTTGTGCAGGCAGGCGAACATGACGCGCTTGATGTGTTTCTTGATCAGGCGGCCGGGATTATTGCCGAGGATGTCAATCTTGATCAGTTGATCGGTCTGGTACGCGGGCGGAAACTTGCGGTGGGGGCTGGTGATGGTTCGGATGCGGTTGGCATCGGTATCCCGCCATTGGGGCAGCATATCGCCATCGCACGGGATACGGCTTTTGCCTTTGCCTATCCCCATCTTCTTGAAGACTGGCGCCGTCAGGGGGCGGAATTATCGTTCTTTTCCCCGCTTGCCGATGAACCTCCCAGCAAGGGGGCGAACGCGGTCTATCTGCCGGGCGGTTATCCGGAACTGCATGGGGAACAACTGGCGAATGCCGGAAATTTCAAAGCGGCACTCGCGGCGCTGGCAGCCAGAAATATCCCGATCTATGGCGAATGCGGTGGCTATATGATGCTGGGCGAGGCATTGATTGATGCAACTGGCCAACATCACCAGATGCTTGGGCTTTTGCCCCTTGTGACGAGCTTTGCTGATCGCAAGCTGCATTTGGGATATCGAACACTGGTTTTGTCCGGGGCAACAGCTTTGGGGCCGGTTGGGACCGTTCTTCGCGGGCACGAGTTTCACTATGCCTCGACCATCAAAGCCGATGGTACGCCCCTTGGAAACATGGCCACGGCAACTGGTGATGACCTTGGCAGTGCCGGTTTGATGAAGGGCAGTGTTTTCGGCTCGTTCTTTCATCTGATCTGCCAGTAG
- a CDS encoding cobalt-precorrin-5B (C(1))-methyltransferase yields the protein MTRKPDGPLRKGWTTGACATAATRAAWQALLSGEFPDPVTIILPRGETPSFNLIKAETGDGWARASVIKDAGDDPDVTHGAEIIATIRHGQQGSGITFHAGDGVGMITKPGLPIPVGEAAINPKPREMMTQQIVELANRFNATTDVEIEISIPGGREIALKTWNPRLGIVGGLSVLGTTGVVIPFSCSAWVHSIHRGIDVARATGRKHVAGATGKTSEAAIRQFYNLPDEAILDMGDFVGGMLKYLRRHPVDYITISGGFAKLVKLAQGHMDLHSSRSEVDFNKLSDTVAALGGDAELVSEIANANTAKQVLELCSSRNVDIARTIALQAGETARATIDGASAIEIVVVDRVGRIIARAGHGDFDAFLPAEGTKPNL from the coding sequence ATGACCCGAAAACCGGACGGACCACTACGCAAGGGATGGACAACGGGGGCCTGTGCCACCGCGGCAACCCGCGCGGCGTGGCAAGCGCTTTTGTCTGGCGAATTTCCTGATCCGGTCACCATCATCCTTCCCCGGGGTGAAACACCATCCTTTAACCTGATCAAGGCTGAAACCGGCGATGGCTGGGCACGGGCAAGCGTGATCAAGGATGCAGGCGATGATCCCGATGTCACCCATGGCGCGGAAATCATTGCAACAATCCGCCATGGACAACAGGGGTCCGGCATCACCTTCCATGCCGGCGACGGTGTCGGGATGATTACGAAACCTGGCCTGCCCATCCCGGTGGGCGAAGCCGCGATCAACCCCAAACCGCGCGAAATGATGACACAGCAGATCGTCGAACTGGCAAACAGGTTTAACGCGACTACCGATGTCGAAATTGAAATTTCCATTCCCGGCGGGCGGGAAATCGCTCTGAAAACCTGGAACCCGCGACTGGGAATTGTTGGCGGTCTTTCCGTACTGGGAACCACCGGCGTGGTGATTCCGTTCAGCTGTTCGGCGTGGGTTCATTCCATCCATCGTGGCATTGATGTCGCGCGCGCCACCGGCCGCAAACATGTTGCCGGGGCCACCGGCAAAACGTCCGAAGCTGCCATTCGGCAATTTTATAATCTGCCGGACGAGGCTATCCTGGATATGGGCGACTTTGTTGGCGGCATGCTAAAATATCTGCGTCGCCATCCAGTCGATTATATCACAATTTCAGGCGGATTTGCCAAACTGGTCAAACTGGCGCAGGGCCATATGGATCTGCATAGCAGCCGGTCCGAAGTCGATTTCAACAAGCTCTCTGATACAGTTGCCGCACTTGGCGGTGATGCCGAACTGGTATCTGAAATTGCCAATGCCAATACGGCCAAACAGGTTCTGGAACTTTGCTCATCCAGAAACGTTGATATAGCACGCACCATTGCCCTTCAGGCTGGTGAAACCGCCCGCGCAACCATCGACGGTGCTTCCGCCATCGAAATTGTCGTTGTTGATCGTGTTGGCAGGATCATCGCCCGTGCCGGACATGGTGATTTTGACGCCTTTCTTCCCGCCGAAGGCACAAAGCCGAACCTTTAA
- a CDS encoding sulfite exporter TauE/SafE family protein encodes MDEQQILIRIIESGWAQCATVLQEDSGVLATALIAGLVGSATHCVGMCGPFVISQVTSRMEKLPLEKMSELRRLTGAALLPYQFGRLTTYTLLGVMAGFFADSITVLTKIWWLGPMLLLCAALFFLVFGVIGLVPHLAGLFPNVAGGNAAGAWWNRVVGDRTKPLFGAPFGWRGYLLGIMLGFIPCGLIYGALVLAAAGGNALTGGFVMAVFGLGTVPMLFATGVIGQYATRRFRAFMAPVGRGLMVVNAIILAMLAFHQIG; translated from the coding sequence ATGGACGAACAACAGATACTGATCCGCATCATCGAAAGCGGCTGGGCACAATGCGCCACTGTCCTTCAAGAGGACAGCGGCGTTTTGGCGACAGCATTGATTGCCGGACTTGTCGGCAGTGCCACGCACTGTGTCGGGATGTGTGGGCCATTTGTGATCAGTCAGGTCACGTCGCGCATGGAAAAGCTGCCGCTTGAAAAGATGAGCGAGCTTCGCCGACTTACCGGGGCCGCCTTATTGCCTTATCAGTTTGGCCGATTGACGACCTATACCCTGCTTGGTGTGATGGCGGGCTTTTTCGCCGATAGCATCACGGTGCTGACCAAAATCTGGTGGTTGGGGCCTATGTTGCTTTTGTGTGCGGCACTTTTCTTTCTGGTCTTTGGGGTAATCGGTCTGGTGCCACATCTTGCCGGGCTGTTTCCAAACGTGGCTGGAGGAAATGCTGCGGGGGCATGGTGGAACCGTGTGGTTGGTGACCGAACCAAACCGCTATTTGGTGCGCCATTTGGCTGGCGGGGTTATCTGCTGGGGATCATGCTTGGATTTATTCCCTGCGGTCTGATTTATGGTGCGCTGGTTCTGGCGGCCGCAGGTGGCAATGCATTGACCGGCGGGTTCGTCATGGCGGTATTTGGTCTTGGCACCGTGCCGATGCTGTTTGCAACGGGTGTGATCGGCCAGTATGCCACCCGACGTTTTCGTGCTTTTATGGCACCGGTTGGGCGGGGGCTTATGGTCGTTAACGCCATCATCCTTGCCATGCTGGCATTTCATCAGATCGGATAA
- the cobA gene encoding uroporphyrinogen-III C-methyltransferase, whose amino-acid sequence MTTLGLDFPVFEPGWVWLVGAGPGDPGLLTLHAVNAMQQADIVVYDALVDDRILNLLRSDAKRVYAGKRGGRPSSKQTDISLQLVDYAKQGLRVLRLKGGDPFVFGRGGEEGLTLVEHNVPFRVVPGITAGIAGAAYAGIPTTHRDCNSSVTFVTGHGSSGEMPDNINWAALAKGAPVLVLYMAMKHLRRISSELMANGRSGDEPLAVINQATTPNQGILISTLANAADDVEKAGVEPPAVCILGKVVDLRDRLNWLSPQDDVKAVRHVPFEQVLDLITMPVDTNVSKS is encoded by the coding sequence ATGACGACACTTGGTCTTGATTTTCCGGTATTTGAGCCGGGTTGGGTTTGGCTGGTCGGCGCAGGTCCGGGTGATCCCGGTTTGCTGACGCTTCATGCTGTCAATGCGATGCAGCAGGCCGATATTGTTGTCTATGATGCGTTGGTTGATGACCGGATTCTCAATCTTTTGCGTTCGGATGCCAAGCGTGTTTATGCCGGGAAGCGCGGTGGTCGGCCGTCTTCAAAGCAAACGGATATATCCCTGCAGCTTGTTGATTACGCCAAGCAGGGCTTAAGGGTTCTGCGGCTTAAGGGTGGTGATCCGTTTGTTTTTGGTCGCGGTGGTGAAGAAGGTCTGACGCTGGTTGAACATAATGTGCCGTTCCGGGTCGTGCCGGGTATTACGGCGGGGATTGCCGGTGCGGCCTATGCCGGGATTCCAACAACGCATCGTGATTGCAATTCATCGGTAACCTTTGTCACAGGCCACGGTTCAAGTGGCGAAATGCCCGATAACATTAATTGGGCGGCTCTTGCCAAAGGGGCGCCGGTATTGGTGCTGTATATGGCGATGAAGCATTTGCGCCGTATTTCATCGGAACTGATGGCCAATGGACGATCCGGTGACGAACCACTTGCGGTTATCAATCAGGCAACAACCCCCAATCAGGGCATTCTGATTTCAACGCTTGCCAATGCGGCCGATGATGTCGAAAAAGCCGGTGTGGAACCGCCGGCAGTTTGTATTCTGGGCAAGGTGGTCGACTTGCGCGACCGGTTGAACTGGCTTTCGCCGCAGGATGACGTCAAAGCCGTGCGCCATGTTCCGTTCGAACAGGTTCTTGACCTTATTACCATGCCGGTGGATACGAACGTTTCCAAATCCTGA